A window of Arcobacter acticola genomic DNA:
TTAAACTTAGACAATGCAATAGCCCAAGGAAGTCTAGGTCTACAACCTTCACAAGAAAGCCTTCTTAAATGTTCATTTGAACTTTGACTCCAGATTTTCATTTGTGTCATAGTTTTATCTTCGTATTTTAAAATAAATTGCCGAATAGCAAACTCACTACTTGAATCTTGTGTAAAAACTTCCAATGCTTTCATAGACTCTTCAAAATCATCAAGGCCAAAAACCTCAACAAAATCCTGAAAAAACATAGCTTCAAATGAGCTAAAATCTTTTGATACTTCTTTTAGTATTTCCAACTGTTTATCATAAGTAAGAGCTAAACGTTTATCTAAATTAATTGCAATATGTCGCATACGAGCTTTTAATTCTAGACTTTCCCAAGTATTATCAAAAATAGAATCTATAAATTTATCTGTATCAAATTCTTTATAATTATCTTTTATTTTTAAAGCTAGATTTTTTATATACTCTTTTGTATATACATTTTTTAACATTTACTTTTGATTTAATTCATAAATATATGCATAAGTTGTATTTCCACCGTTTAATGTAACTTTTACAAGAACCCTACGATACTCTTCTCCTTCAAAGCTATCTAATTCATCCAATTTTTTATAAAGTTCCTTTGAAGTAAATAGAAAACCTTTAATTTCATTTGCATTTTCATCTAATATAATTCCAGGAAACCCAAGATCAGAACCCCATCCTTCTTGATGTAAAACTCCTTTAACAATTCCCTCTTCCCAAATACCATCAATATCACTTAATTTATGTTCATTTGGTCTTCCAGGAGCTAGGGTTCCATATATAAATAATTTTTCCATATTTATTCCTCGTATAATTTTATATTTGTAAAATATTTAAGTTCATTTAGGATTTTGAACCATTTATTATTTCTTCAAAAAATCTTTTTTTAGTTTTGAGAACTAATCCAAGTTGTACTTATAAATGTACTATATTAGAAAATAATTTTTCTTCATTGTGTGTTAATTTACAATAAAATTTATTAATTCTAATTAAAAAGTTTTTATACAATTTTAATATGTGGCAAAATTAAAACTTAATATTATAAATAAAGCAAAAAATTAACTTTATTATTTCCATATTTATCATATAATTCAAAAATTAAATAAATACAATATATTAGGAAATCAATATGTCATATAGAACTTTAGAAGAAGAAATAAAAGTATTAGAGCAAGGATTGCCTCCAGTTGAAGGTGATGGTTTTATTGGTGGTAGATTAGATCCCCAAGAAGCTAGTTTAGTTTTAGTTCCAGTTCCATGGGAAGCTACTGTTTCATATGGTGAAGGGACTGCACTTGCTCCTGATGCTATGAGACTTTCAAGTCATCAACTTGATGTTGAAACATATCATTATATTAAGCCATATACAGCTGGTATTGCCATGCTTGAAACTGATAAAAGTCTATTAAAACTAAGTAATAAAGCCAGAAAAAAAGCTTTAAAAGTTATTGAAGCCTTAGAAAATGGTAAAAAAAGTAAGAAAGCTCTAAACTTTGTAAATGAAGCTTCAGATACATTAAACAATGCAGTATATGAAAAATCAATAGAACAATTAAATAAAAGTAAATTTGTAGGAGTTGTTGGTGGTGATCACTCATCTCCACTTGGACTTATCAAAGCTTTAAATGATACTCAAAATGAGCGATTTGGAATCTTACATGTTGATGCACATCATGATTTAAGAAAGGCATATGAAGGTTTTACATATTCTCATGCTTCTATTTTTTATAATGCAATGAATGAATGTGACAAAATTTCTAATTTAGTTCAATTTGGAATTAGAGATTATAGTAGTGAAGAATCTCAAAGATTGTTTAACTATGGATATAAAGGTGCATGTTTGTATGACACTGATATGCAACAACAATTAGCTTGGGGGGTTTCATTAGAAAATGTTTTTTCACCCTATATTGAAAAACTTCCAAGAAATGTATACCTATCAATAGATATAGATGGATTAGAGCCATTAAACTGCCCAAATACTGGAACACCTGTTCCTGGTGGATTAAGATATGGGGAATTAGAACATCTAATATTTATGGTGGTAAGAAGTGGAAGAAATATCATAGGTTTTGACTTATGTGAAGTTGGTGATAGTGTTGATGGTTGGGATGCAAATGTTGGTTCTAGGATTTTATACCAACTTTGCGGAGCATTATTAGCTAGTCAAGGTAAAATACCATACAAATAAGTCCATTAAAAAGAAGGATACATAATGAAAGAATTTGATTTAATTATTATTGGAGCAGGAAGAGCCAGCAATCTAGCTGTTAGTGCTGGTAAAGCTGGTAAAAAAGTTGCTTTAATAGAAAAGTCAACTTTAGGCGGAACTTGCCCAAATAGAGGTTGTGTACCTTCAAAACTATTATTAGGTTATGCACACGTTGCAAATGCAATAAAAGAATCCCAAAGACATTTTATTGACTCATCTATAAATAGTATTGATATAAAAAAAATATTTGAAAAAACAAACAGTTATATTTCAAAAATCGATTCAATATATGAAAATAAATTTAATGAAAATGTTCAAATCTTCAAAGGTGAAGGTTCATTTATTTCAAATAATATAGTAAAAGTAAATGATGAGCAATTAACAGCTCCTAAAATAGTAATTGCAACGGGAACAAGACCTATAGAAGCTCCCCATGAAAAAGCTTGGACTAGTGATGATATATTTCCTTTACTTGGCGATATTCCAAAGTCTATTACTATTGTTGGAGCTGGTTTTATTGCTTGTGAGCTTGCAAGCTTTTTTTCAGGTGTTGGAATTAAAACTACACTACTAGTTAGAAGTCAAAGAATTTTAAGTAACGAAGACGAAGAGATATCTGCAATTTTTAAAGATGAATTTAGTAAAAAAATGGATATTTTATTTGATACAAGTATTAAAACTACAAATTATGAAAATAATCAATTTAATCTTATCCTTGAAAATAAAGATGGAACTACAAAAGAACATCAAAGTGATGCCCTTCTTTATGCAACAGGAAGACAATCAAATACAGATACATTAAACCTTGAAAATACATCTATTCAAATAGATAAAAGAGGTTTTATAAAAAGAGATAAGCTTTTTGAAACAAATGCAAAAGGAGTTTATGTAGTAGGAGATGCATCAGGAAAACACATGCTTCAGCACGCAGCTGCTTATGAAATAAATCATCTAGGAAAAATATTACTAGAAGATTGTAAAGAACCTTTATATTTTAAATATATGCCCCATGCAGTTTTTACAGAACCTGAAATTGCAAGTGTTGGAATAACAGAGCAAAAAGCAAAAGAGAAAAATATAAAATATATAACAAGTACTACAAACTGGTTAGCAAGTGCAAAAGCTATGTCAACTAGACTACACTATCCAGTTACTAAGTTTCTTATAAATCCAGATAATTATGAAATATTAGGATGTCATATGATAGGACCTGAAAGTTCAACTATGATGCATCAAGTCTTAGCAGTAATGCATATAAATAACGATGTAAGACATATAAAAGAAATGCTTTATATTCATCCAGCATTAAGTGAAGCTTTACTTCCAGCAGCTGTTGCAGCTGTAAAAGAAGTTGAAAAGTATAATAAAAAAAGTTAAATATGAAAAAAAGATTTTTTAGTTAAAAAGCAGATAATCTGCTTTTTAATTTTTGGTACTTAACATATAAATATTTCCACTATCGCTAGAAATATAAATCTTACCATCAGAAGATTGAATTACATTTCTTATTCTCTCATTTAAATTTTCTAATAATCTCTCTTCTTTTATCACATTGTTACTCTTATCAAGAACAATTCTATTTAAATGTGTTAATTTTAAAGCTCCAGAAAAAATATTACCTTTGTATTTTTTAAATAAATCCCCATTATAAACCATAAGCGAACTAGGAGCAATTGATGGAATATAGTATTTAATAGGCTGTTGCATTCCTTCTTTTGCTGTTGATTCTCCAACAGCAAAATCATTCCAATACTCTTTTCCATAAGAGATGATAGGCCAACCATAATTTTTACCTTTTTCAATCAAATTTATTTCATCACCACCCCTTGGGCCATGTTCTATACTCCATAAATTTTTACTTGTTTTATCATAAAAAAGTCCTTGAGGATTTCTATGTCCATAAGTATAAATTTCAGGAAGTGCATCTTTTTTATTAATAAAAGGATTATCACTTGGAATTGAGCCATCAAGATTAAGTCTTATAATACTTCCAGCATGGTTAGACAAATTTTGTGAGTTTTCTCTAACTCCCCTATCTCCAATTGAAAAATATAGATGACCTTCTTCATCAAAAGTAATTCGACTTCCAAAGTGTCTTGAAGTATCTGAAAAAGCTTGACTTATAAATAAATCATTCCAATTAATTAATTTATTATTTTGTAGTTTTGCCTTTGCTAATACAGTTGTTGATTTACCTTTTATTTCTTTTACATAAGTGAAAAAAAGTTCATTGTCTTTTAAAAAATTTGGACTTTTTTGAACATCTAATAATCCGCCTTGTCCTGTGTAGTTTAAGTTTTGAGTATTTGAAAGATTTGAAATATTTTTGATTTCTTTAGTTTTTATATTTAAAAGAGCGATTTTACCAGTTTTAACAGTAAATAAAAGTTCATTATCAGAAATAAAAGTCATACCCCAAACAACACCTAAATTTGATGCTATCTTTTCAACTGTAATATTTGTATCTTCACTTTTAAATTGGATAGTTTGAGAAAATAAAAGAACAGGTAATATTATAAATAAATAGATAAAATGCATAGTTTTTCTCCTAGATAATTTATTTAATATATACTACCTATTTAAAATTTACTTTTACCTTTTTATTTATTCAAATCTTTCACACATCTTATATAAAATTTATCCACCATTAACTCTCTATTAAAAGCTCCTGATAAAAAATTCACAACAAAAGCTTCCCCACTTGCTCCATGTCCAAAAGTTTTACTTGACCAGTAATTATCAGATACAAAATATTTAAACTCTTTTGGCAATGTTGGATTATAAGATTTTGTATCTACAATAGAAAATAATTCTAGAAAATTTGGCATCTGCCAATTTTTGTACCCATCAAGTTCAAGATTTTGACAATAATTTTGCGCTTCTAAAAAATCTCTTTTAATAACCGTGCCCTCTTTTGTATCTTGCCACAATAAATTTGTTTTTGAATCTTTTAATATAAATTCACTTTCTTTTATCATTTGAGCATTTGAATAAGTAAGAATTGACATAAAAATAAGAGCGTTTAAGATTTTCATAATTTAACCTTATAATAAAAATTTTATTTTATTATAACTTAGTAGATTTGAAATAGTATTGATTATAATCAAAAAAAGATAGTGATTAATAATTTTTATTAAATCACTATCTAATTGTTTTAGATTAATCTAAATTTGCCTCAACATAATCCCAATTTACAAGTTTCCAGAAGTTTTCTAAATAAGCAGGTCTTGCATTTCTAACATCAATATAATAAGCATGTTCCCAAACATCACATACTAAAACAGGTTTTAAATTATCTGCAAGTGGTGTTTGTGCATTTGCAGTTGTTACTATTTTTAGTTTTTGTGCATTATCTTGAACAAGCCAAGCCCAACCTGAACCAAAATGTCCTATTGCTTTTGCTGTAAACTCTTTTTTAAATTCACTAACAGAACCAAAACTTTCAACTAATGCTTCTTCTAATTTTTCTGAAATTGCACCTTGAGTAGGAGTTAATCCTTTCCAAAAAAAATCATGATTGTAAACTTGTGCAGCATTATTAAAAACAGCCCCTTCTGAGTCATAAACTATTTCAAGTAAGCTCATATCTTGGTACTTTGTATCTACTATTAATTCATTTAATTTGTTAACATATGTTTGATGATGTTTTCCATAATGAAACTCTAAAGTTTCTTTTGACATTAAAGGAGCTAAAGCATCTAAAGCGTAAGGTAAAGTCATTAATTCGTGTTTCATGGTATATCCTTTTATATATTATTTTATTTTATTTGCCAACATTAAATTATAGTCTAATTTAATTAAATTATATCAACAATAAAAAAGGGATTTGATTAAATTAAAATTTAAGAAGAAAAAGGAACAAAACCATAATAGGTTTTATTCCTAGCTTATAAAGTATTACGCGAATGCAGGTTCTAAGAAAGGAATGATTTGTTTTTTTCTTGATAAACAACCATCTAACCAAACTTTTCCATCTACAAGTTTTACATTAAATGCTTTTTCAAAAATAGACGTATCTTCTGAACAAACTAATACTTCTGAACCTTCTTTCATAATATCTGTTAAGATTAAACAAGTTGTATGTAAGTTGTTTTCAATTCTTAATTTTTCTAAATCAGCTTGTAATTCAGCTTTAACACTATCAAAAATAGATAAATCAATAACTTCAAGTTGTCCAATTCCAACTTTTGTTCCATGCATATCAAATGGTTTGTAATCTCTTAAAATTAATTCTCTTACAGGAACTCCTGAAACTGCTGATTTAACTTTGAACATCTCCATTCCAAGTGCACCAAAATCTTCAACACCACAAATAGTTGCTAATTCTCTAACAGCTTTAATATCAATTTCTGTACATGTTGGTGATTTGAAAATTACAGTATCAGATAAAATTGCACACATCATAATTCCTGCAATATTTGCAGGGATTTCAACTTTATGATAATCATACATTTCTTTTACAATTGTATTTGTACAACCAACTGGTCTAATCCAACATTCAAGTGGAGTTGAAGTTGTAATATCACCTAATTTATGGTGATCAACGATACCTACAACTATTGCTTTATCAATATCAGCTGGAGCTTGACCTTTATCAGAATAATCTGTAATAAATAGTTCTTCACCTGCAAATTCAGTTTTTAATAATGGTGCTTCAAATCCAAATCTATCTAAGATAAATTGAGTTTCAGGAGAAACCACACCTTGACGTGCAGGAATTGCTTCTCTACCAATTTTATTTAATAAATATCCTAATGAAATCGCTGAACAGATAGAGTCTGAATCAGGAGTTGTGTGTCCACATGTATAAATTGCCATATAAAGTCCTAATTTTTATTAATTTTTGCCATTTTATCTAAAATAAAGTTATTGTTCTTTTAAATATATCAATTAACTATTCAATTTTACTAATAACTTGATTTCTACCATTTTGTTTTGCTTGATATAGTAATTCATCTGCTTTTTTTATAATTTCTTTTTCATCTGTATCAATATCAGTATTTATAGTTATTAATCCAATACTAATTGTAACTATAGGTGAAACTGTTGATTTTTCATTTGGAATTTTATGTTTTTTAATATCTTTTTTAATTTTATCAATGAGTAATAAAGCATTTTCATTACTTGTATTTCCTAAAACTAAAGCAAACTCTTCTCCACCATAACGAGCACAGATATCACCTGCTCTTTTTATATTTTTTTTTAAAACTTTACCTATTTTTTTTAAGCAATTATCGCCCTCTAGATGTCCATATGTGTCATTTAATAATTTAAAATAATCTATATCTAAAAGAGCCAAAGAAATAGGTGTTTTCTGTCTTTTCCAACGTTTTAATTCTTCTTTTATAAATCTATTAAATGCTCTACGATTGTAAATATTTGTTAACCCATCTACCAAAGAAAGCTTTAAAGCTTTATCTTCTGCTAATTTTCTCTTTGTAATTGTTTGATGAGAAATAACAAAGTATTCAGTCTTTTCAAAAATAAAAGACTCAACACTCATTAAAAACCAACGTTTTTCTTTCTTTCCATGACAAGGATACTCTAAATAAAAAGTTTTCTCTTTATTCTCAATTACTTTCCTTATTCCAACTGCTGCTTCAAAACCAAAAGATTCTCCATTTAAAGATGATTTATCACAAACTTCTAAATAATTAATTTTTTGCCAATCAGAAGCATTTGTTATACAGTGATTATTTTCTCCAAAACTGTTCCAACTTTTATTTGTAAAAATAATATCACCATTTTTATCTATTACAACAATATGATTTTCTACTGTATCTAGTATTGATTTAAAAAAAATTTGATTATAAAGCATTTTAATTCCTTATTTTAATGGCATAGTTATAATAAATAATGCTCCAATAAAATTTTCACCTTCAAATTCATAACTCGTGTTTTCAACTTCTAAAACTCCATCCATATGTTTTGTTATAATCTCTTCTGACATATAAAGCCCTATTCCTGTTCCTTGGCTTTGATGTTTAGTAGTGAAGTATGGTTCAAAAACTCTTTTAATAATATCTTCTTTTATTCCTCCAGCGTTATCTTTTATTTTTATTATTAAACTTGTATCTTCTTTATATATATCTACGAAAATATATTTTTCATTAGGGATTGATTCTAAGGCATCCATTGCATTTTTAAATATGTTTAATAGTACTTGAAGAAATTCCCTTTCAAATCCAGTTATAGATAAATCATCAACATTCCTAATCACTTTAATTTGTTTATTATCCAATTGAATTTGAAGAAGCTTAAATGTTTTATCAAGCGCACTATTCATAGAGAAAAGACTCTTTTCTCTATCTGGCTTAAAAAAATCTCTAAAATCTTCTATAGTTTCACTTAAATGATATGCGCTATTTTCTATAGTATTCAAAGAGCTTAATAAAAAATCGTCTTCTAAAAGATCTAACTCTTTTTTAATTTTTATACCACTTGCAGAAATTGTTATTAAAGATAAGGGCTGTCTCCACTGGTGTGCTATATTTTCCAACATTTGCCCCATGGCAACTAATTTTGTTTTTTGTGCTAAAAGTTCATACTGTTTTTGATTTTCATCTATATATCCTTTAATATCAGCTTTATATGCATTTAATTTTTTTTCTATTAAATAAGAAATATAAAAAGATATCCCTAATAAAATAATAGTTGAAAGAAAAGAAGCTAAAAGTAATTCTTTTATATTTTTTTCATAGGCAAGAGCCAATGTCTTTTTTTCTTTATCAATTAAAACAGCAACATCATTTTCATAAAAACCTGTACTAATTACCCAATCCCA
This region includes:
- a CDS encoding gamma-glutamylcyclotransferase family protein; this encodes MEKLFIYGTLAPGRPNEHKLSDIDGIWEEGIVKGVLHQEGWGSDLGFPGIILDENANEIKGFLFTSKELYKKLDELDSFEGEEYRRVLVKVTLNGGNTTYAYIYELNQK
- a CDS encoding agmatinase family protein, giving the protein MSYRTLEEEIKVLEQGLPPVEGDGFIGGRLDPQEASLVLVPVPWEATVSYGEGTALAPDAMRLSSHQLDVETYHYIKPYTAGIAMLETDKSLLKLSNKARKKALKVIEALENGKKSKKALNFVNEASDTLNNAVYEKSIEQLNKSKFVGVVGGDHSSPLGLIKALNDTQNERFGILHVDAHHDLRKAYEGFTYSHASIFYNAMNECDKISNLVQFGIRDYSSEESQRLFNYGYKGACLYDTDMQQQLAWGVSLENVFSPYIEKLPRNVYLSIDIDGLEPLNCPNTGTPVPGGLRYGELEHLIFMVVRSGRNIIGFDLCEVGDSVDGWDANVGSRILYQLCGALLASQGKIPYK
- a CDS encoding dihydrolipoyl dehydrogenase family protein: MKEFDLIIIGAGRASNLAVSAGKAGKKVALIEKSTLGGTCPNRGCVPSKLLLGYAHVANAIKESQRHFIDSSINSIDIKKIFEKTNSYISKIDSIYENKFNENVQIFKGEGSFISNNIVKVNDEQLTAPKIVIATGTRPIEAPHEKAWTSDDIFPLLGDIPKSITIVGAGFIACELASFFSGVGIKTTLLVRSQRILSNEDEEISAIFKDEFSKKMDILFDTSIKTTNYENNQFNLILENKDGTTKEHQSDALLYATGRQSNTDTLNLENTSIQIDKRGFIKRDKLFETNAKGVYVVGDASGKHMLQHAAAYEINHLGKILLEDCKEPLYFKYMPHAVFTEPEIASVGITEQKAKEKNIKYITSTTNWLASAKAMSTRLHYPVTKFLINPDNYEILGCHMIGPESSTMMHQVLAVMHINNDVRHIKEMLYIHPALSEALLPAAVAAVKEVEKYNKKS
- a CDS encoding PQQ-dependent sugar dehydrogenase, with amino-acid sequence MHFIYLFIILPVLLFSQTIQFKSEDTNITVEKIASNLGVVWGMTFISDNELLFTVKTGKIALLNIKTKEIKNISNLSNTQNLNYTGQGGLLDVQKSPNFLKDNELFFTYVKEIKGKSTTVLAKAKLQNNKLINWNDLFISQAFSDTSRHFGSRITFDEEGHLYFSIGDRGVRENSQNLSNHAGSIIRLNLDGSIPSDNPFINKKDALPEIYTYGHRNPQGLFYDKTSKNLWSIEHGPRGGDEINLIEKGKNYGWPIISYGKEYWNDFAVGESTAKEGMQQPIKYYIPSIAPSSLMVYNGDLFKKYKGNIFSGALKLTHLNRIVLDKSNNVIKEERLLENLNERIRNVIQSSDGKIYISSDSGNIYMLSTKN
- a CDS encoding DUF1566 domain-containing protein; translation: MKILNALIFMSILTYSNAQMIKESEFILKDSKTNLLWQDTKEGTVIKRDFLEAQNYCQNLELDGYKNWQMPNFLELFSIVDTKSYNPTLPKEFKYFVSDNYWSSKTFGHGASGEAFVVNFLSGAFNRELMVDKFYIRCVKDLNK
- a CDS encoding superoxide dismutase → MKHELMTLPYALDALAPLMSKETLEFHYGKHHQTYVNKLNELIVDTKYQDMSLLEIVYDSEGAVFNNAAQVYNHDFFWKGLTPTQGAISEKLEEALVESFGSVSEFKKEFTAKAIGHFGSGWAWLVQDNAQKLKIVTTANAQTPLADNLKPVLVCDVWEHAYYIDVRNARPAYLENFWKLVNWDYVEANLD
- a CDS encoding manganese-dependent inorganic pyrophosphatase; the protein is MAIYTCGHTTPDSDSICSAISLGYLLNKIGREAIPARQGVVSPETQFILDRFGFEAPLLKTEFAGEELFITDYSDKGQAPADIDKAIVVGIVDHHKLGDITTSTPLECWIRPVGCTNTIVKEMYDYHKVEIPANIAGIMMCAILSDTVIFKSPTCTEIDIKAVRELATICGVEDFGALGMEMFKVKSAVSGVPVRELILRDYKPFDMHGTKVGIGQLEVIDLSIFDSVKAELQADLEKLRIENNLHTTCLILTDIMKEGSEVLVCSEDTSIFEKAFNVKLVDGKVWLDGCLSRKKQIIPFLEPAFA
- a CDS encoding GGDEF domain-containing protein, which produces MLYNQIFFKSILDTVENHIVVIDKNGDIIFTNKSWNSFGENNHCITNASDWQKINYLEVCDKSSLNGESFGFEAAVGIRKVIENKEKTFYLEYPCHGKKEKRWFLMSVESFIFEKTEYFVISHQTITKRKLAEDKALKLSLVDGLTNIYNRRAFNRFIKEELKRWKRQKTPISLALLDIDYFKLLNDTYGHLEGDNCLKKIGKVLKKNIKRAGDICARYGGEEFALVLGNTSNENALLLIDKIKKDIKKHKIPNEKSTVSPIVTISIGLITINTDIDTDEKEIIKKADELLYQAKQNGRNQVISKIE
- a CDS encoding sensor histidine kinase, with product MYLANEKKLLFIIRYLLSIIILLLSIALTTFLYFEHKETFEKIKQETEVRFFNEKKQLIKEQIDYIYNYIIDEQNSTEETLKKTLKTKIYDAHKVIINIYNQYKDIYTKEEITLLIKIVLRDMKFNDNRGYFFIYDKNGKNIFHGLNSELEDENLIKHQDSEGVFALKESLNLLKNSDESYQTWYWKKTQEDEHEYKKIGFIKNIYELDWFIGTGEYIEDFNKSIQKDVIKQISKFSFGENSYLIITDKNNNYISHINKGLIGENAFAKIKSVNDKNNLNAISKVINESQGYVSLEFYKPSTTTIESKIIYLKTIPKWDWVISTGFYENDVAVLIDKEKKTLALAYEKNIKELLLASFLSTIILLGISFYISYLIEKKLNAYKADIKGYIDENQKQYELLAQKTKLVAMGQMLENIAHQWRQPLSLITISASGIKIKKELDLLEDDFLLSSLNTIENSAYHLSETIEDFRDFFKPDREKSLFSMNSALDKTFKLLQIQLDNKQIKVIRNVDDLSITGFEREFLQVLLNIFKNAMDALESIPNEKYIFVDIYKEDTSLIIKIKDNAGGIKEDIIKRVFEPYFTTKHQSQGTGIGLYMSEEIITKHMDGVLEVENTSYEFEGENFIGALFIITMPLK